In Naumovozyma castellii chromosome 1, complete genome, one DNA window encodes the following:
- the TOM5 gene encoding Tom5p (ancestral locus Anc_3.469), translating to MFGLPQQEATEEEKQLHQQQTNRTIVTAAYTAALLWASPIVWHFVKKQWK from the coding sequence ATGTTCGGATTACCACAACAAGAAGccactgaagaagaaaagcAATTGCACCAACAACAAACGAATAGAACCATAGTAACTGCAGCTTACACCGCAGCATTACTATGGGCTTCCCCAATAGTTTGGCACTTTGTTAAGAAGCAATGGAAATAG
- the SPN1 gene encoding transcription factor SPN1 (ancestral locus Anc_3.468), whose translation MSDLTTDQTTSIDPAFAESTATTTTTTEEPATLDSTPTQEVGESPNQHSNAVSDVDGAGSKEDSAPMTETANYADIENDDNIPVATTNTANGGERTRKHIETTASDNESDDDLRKMSAPHLPKSASLDVTENLNDNAFEDPHRKRRELEDKLDRILKKPKVRRTRRDEDDLEQYLDEKILRLKDEMNIAAQMDIDTLNKRIETGNTSLIAMQKVKLLPKVSSVLSKANLADTILDNNLLQSVRIWLEPLPDGSLPAFEIQKSLFAALNDLPIKTEHLKESGLGRVVIFYTKSKRVEPQLAKLAEKLIAEWTRPVIGASDNYRDKRIMELEFDSEKLRKKSALGSAKSRRKRPSETSGGSTAQTLYEQAAARRNRAAAPAQTTTDYKYAPVNHLASVSSTARTTGVGSTLNNSEMYKRLASRLNKHKRAK comes from the coding sequence atgagCGATTTAACCACAGATCAGACAACGTCTATTGATCCAGCATTCGCTGAATCCACTGccaccacaacaacaacgacAGAAGAACCAGCTACTCTCGACTCCACCCCTACACAGGAGGTAGGAGAAAGTCCAAATCAACATAGTAATGCTGTATCTGATGTGGATGGTGCTGGTTCAAAGGAGGACTCTGCACCAATGACAGAGACAGCAAACTATGCAGATATTGAGAATGATGACAATATTCCCGTGGCTACTACTAATACTGCCAATGGTGGGGAAAGAACACGTAAACATATCGAAACCACTGCTTCTGATAATGAAAGTGATGATGACTTACGCAAGATGAGTGCTCCACATTTACCAAAAAGTGCTTCGCTTGATGTTACTGAAAACTTGAATGATAATGCATTTGAAGATCCACACAGGAAACGTagagaattggaagataaaCTAGACCGTATATTGAAAAAGCCAAAGGTTAGAAGGACAAGAagagatgaagatgatttggAACAATATCTAGATGAGAAAATCTTAAGGTTGAAGGATGAAATGAACATAGCCGCACAAATGGATATCGATACATTAAACAAGAGAATTGAAACTGGGAATACCTCATTAATTGCCATGCAAAAGGTTAAATTGCTACCTAAGGTTTCAAGTGTTTTATCAAAGGCAAATTTAGCAGATACGATTTTAGATAATAACTTACTACAGAGTGTTAGAATTTGGCTAGAGCCATTACCAGATGGATCATTACCTGCATTTGAGATTCAAAAATCTTTATTTGCAGCACTAAATGATCTGCCTATTAAGACAGAACATTTAAAAGAAAGTGGGTTGGGAAGAGTTGTTATCTTTTATACCAAATCAAAGCGTGTTGAGCCACAATTGGCAAAACTAGCTGAAAAACTAATTGCTGAATGGACACGTCCTGTTATAGGGGCTTCAGATAATTATAGAGATAAGAGAATCATGGAATTAGAATTTGATtcagaaaaattaagaaagaAATCTGCATTGGGTAGTGCCAAGAGCAGGAGAAAGAGACCATCCGAGACATCAGGAGGATCGACCGCACAAACGTTATATGAACAAGCAGCAGCTAGAAGAAATAGAGCAGCAGCACCAGCTCAAACAACCACTGATTATAAATACGCTCCTGTTAATCACTTAGCATCAGTTAGTTCTACGGCTAGAACTACTGGTGTTGGTTCTACATTAAACAATAGTGAGATGTATAAGAGATTGGCATCAAGACTAAATAAGCACAAGAGAGCTAAATAA
- the YLH47 gene encoding Ylh47p (ancestral locus Anc_3.461): MLLRGIRPIRSKATGLPLQPFIALNTRRFNSTKLKPQNSKPALDPKNAVQVSKEVVKLPLWTRVKKELHHYWDGTKLLGLEIKISSRLLIKMSGGYALTRREMIQLKRTTQDIVRLVPFAAFILIPFAELLLPVALKLFPNLLPSTYESKKDKESKIASLKKTREVMSGIIKENKVHFKPNDITDEQKAVFNSFYKHVRETGEPESREQLITVAKLFTDDTVLDNLTRPYLVAMAKYMNLQPFGTDVMLRYRIRYKMLDLKKDDLSIYYEDAEQLESTELRSAAASRGIRISNVTDERLRSNLRIWLNMRLKDKIPSTLLIMATAYNFGDVNSKKSLYDALCDVLSGIPDELYHEVKVNVVKEADVTPKQKLVQLKEQVEIMQEEEQQEEGAIVRVKDELSLDDLDKKHQEQVETVQTKPEDNKADIKTKTQDITEEKSKKNM, from the coding sequence ATGTTACTTCGTGGAATTAGACCAATTCGCTCCAAAGCCACGGGTTTGCCGTTACAACCGTTCATTGCTTTGAATACTCGAAGATTTAATAGCACAAAACTGAAGCCACAGAATAGCAAGCCTGCTCTCGATCCCAAAAATGCAGTTCAGGTATCCAAGGAAGTGGTAAAGCTGCCATTATGGACAAGAGTAAAAAAGGAACTTCATCACTACTGGGATGGTACCAAGTTATTGGGACtagaaatcaaaatatcGTCCAGACTTCTTATAAAGATGTCTGGTGGTTATGCTCTGACACGTAGAGAAATGATTCAACTGAAGAGAACTACTCAAGATATTGTAAGGTTGGTTCCCTTTGCAGCATTCATTCTTATTCCGTTTGCTGAGTTACTGCTTCCAGTGGCTTTAAAATTGTTCCCAAATTTACTACCTTCTACTTACGAATCGAAAAAGGATAAGGAATCAAAGATTGCAAGTTTGAAAAAGACTAGAGAGGTGATGTCTGGTATCATTAAGGAGAATAAAGTTCATTTCAAGCCGAATGACATAACGGATGAACAAAAGGCTGTTTTCAATAGCTTTTATAAACACGTACGTGAAACAGGTGAACCAGAATCTAGGGAACAGTTAATTACAGTTGCCAAGTTATTTACTGATGATACTGTACTAGATAATCTTACCAGACCTTACTTAGTTGCGATGGCCAAATATATGAACTTGCAACCCTTTGGTACGGATGTTATGTTACGTTATCGTATCAGATATAAGATGttagatttgaagaaagatgaTTTATCGATATATTATGAAGATGCAGAACAATTAGAATCCACTGAATTGCGTAGTGCGGCTGCATCTAGAGGTATCAGAATTTCCAATGTTACTGATGAGAGGTTAAGATCTAATTTGAGAATTTGGTTAAATATGAGGTTAAAGGATAAGATTCCTTCCACGTTATTGATTATGGCGACTGCCTATAATTTTGGTGATGTCAATTCCAAGAAGTCATTATATGATGCTCTTTGTGATGTCTTAAGTGGTATTCCAGATGAATTATATCACGAAGTTAAGGTCAATGTGGTGAAGGAAGCAGACGTTACACCCAAGCAGAAGCTTGTTCAACTGAAGGAACAAGTGGAGATTATGCAAGAAGaggaacaacaagaagaaggtgcAATTGTTAGAGTAAAAGACGAGCTAAGTCTAGATGATTTGGATAAGAAACACCAAGAACAAGTAGAAACGGTGCAAACGAAACCAGAAGACAACAAAGCTGAcattaaaacaaaaactCAAGATATTACTGAGGAAAAATCTAAAAAGAACatgtaa
- the RPS23B gene encoding 40S ribosomal protein uS12 (ancestral locus Anc_3.467) produces the protein MGKGKPRGLNSARKLRVHRRNNRWAENNYKKRLLGTAFKSSPFGGSSHAKGIVLEKLGIESKQPNSAIRKCVRVQLIKNGKKVTAFVPNDGCLNFVDENDEVLLAGFGRKGKAKGDIPGVRFKVVKVSGVSLLALWKEKKEKPRS, from the exons ATGGGTAAGGGTAAGCCAAGAGGTTTGAATTCCGCTAGAAAGTTACGTGTCCACAGAAGAAACAA TCGTTGGGCCGAAAACAACTATAAAAAGAGATTATTGGGTACTGCCTTCAAATCTTCTCCATTTGGTGGTTCTTCTCACGCCAAGGGTATCGTTTTAGAAAAATTAGGTATTGAATCCAAGCAACCTAACTCTGCTATCAGAAAGTGTGTTAGAGTTCAATTGATCAAGAACGGTAAGAAGGTTACTGCTTTCGTTCCAAATGATGGTTGTTTGAACTTCGTCGATGAAAATGACGAAGTCTTATTAGCCGGTTTCGGTAGAAAGGGTAAGGCTAAGGGTGATATTCCAGGTGTTAGATTCAAGGTCGTTAAGGTTTCTGGTGTCTCCTTGTTGGCTTTGtggaaggaaaagaaggaaaagcCAAGATCTTAA
- the SPT6 gene encoding chromatin-remodeling histone chaperone SPT6 (ancestral locus Anc_3.460), translating into MEEDKSDNIVARDDEVAQDVEDKPPSDEEEGEDVFDSSEEDADLDEDEDEARKIKEGFIVDDEDEDDQVEGGVSKRRRKHKRRQREEEDDRLSEDDLDLLMENAGVRRNQETASSGRLKRLKREGEDETTSEGTQQEVQKTQSATKLDDFFSEDENEEEEHTVDDTRRPDYNNNEEDHENRNRKSGMLDELDDFIEEDEFSDEDEETRQQRLEEKKRMRDQRMKQPTQITGLSSDKIDEMYDIFGDGHDYDWALEIENEELEQGTLDDLDAEEEGEFGEQTGASKAKKKITLQDIYDLQDLKKNLMTEEDMIIRKTDIPERFQEIREGLVNYGELSLEDQELETNWISDKISLDKNFDASYDLTEFKEAVGNSIKFINQDNLEVPFIYAYRRNYIASKDKDGFVLTEDDLWDIVDLDIEFHSIIYKRDYVKRFYKELNVVDSMVDEYFRNQNAASIAELNSLQDIYDYLEFTYAQEINEVLLGNTETNGKKHLKNSSYEKFKASELYNAIKDIGVTAEQVGENIISQHQIHIAVDHPSLKPREVIESILNANSGDLQVFTSNFKLAIDTVQKYFALELSKNTKIREKVRSDFYKYYLADVVLTSKGKREIQRGSLYEDIKYAINRTPMHFRRDPDVFLRMLEAENLNLLSVKLHMSSQAQYIDHMFQIALETTNTSELATEWNNFRKSAFKQALDKIFKDISREIKDDLAKTCQKLVAKTVRHKFMTKLDQAPFIPNIKDPKIPKLLTLTCGQGRFGADAIMAVYVNRKGDFVKDFKIVDNPFDKMNPQNFEDTLDNIIQTCQPNAIGINGPNPKTQKFFKRLQEVIHKKQIVDNRGHSIPIVYIDDEVAIRYQHSDRGAQEFPNKPPLIKYCIALARYMQSPLLEYSNLATEELTSLSIHPHQSLLPQAMLVKALETAFVDIVNLVGIEVNKATDNPYYASALKYISGFGKRKAIDFLESLQRLNEPLLARQQLITHNILHKTIFMNSAGFLYISWNEKRQKYEDLEHDQLDSTRIHPEDYHLATKVAADALEYDPDAIAEKEDQGTMSEFIEYLREDPDRRTKLESLNLESYAEELEKKTGQRKLNNLNTIVLELLDGFEELRNDFHPLQGDEIFQSLTGETEKTFFKGCIIPVRVERFWHNDIICTTNSEVECVVNAQRHLGAQLKRPAEELYEVGRTYPAKVIFIDYANITAEVSLLEHDVKHQYVPITYSKDPSIWDLKQELEDSEEEKKITMAEARAKRTHRVINHPYYFPFNGKQAEDYLRSKERGDFVIRQSSRGDDHLAITWKLDKDLFQHIDIQELEKENPLALGRVLVVEGQRYHDLDQIIVEYLQNKVRLLNELTSNEKFKVGNQRDVVKFIEDYSKVNPNRSVYYFSLNYKNPGWFYLMFKLNAKSKLYTWNVKLTNTGFFLVNYNYPSVIQLCNGFKTLLRSSSTKSKTTAYH; encoded by the coding sequence ATGGAAGAGGATAAAAGTGATAACATCGTTGCTAGAGATGATGAGGTTGCTCAAGATGTTGAAGACAAACCACCtagtgatgaagaagaaggtgaagatGTCTTTGATTCctcagaagaagatgctgacttagatgaagatgaggatgaagcAAGGAAAATCAAAGAAGGATTTATtgtagatgatgaagacgaagaCGACCAGGTCGAGGGCGGAGTTTctaaaagaagaagaaagcataaaagaagacaaagagaagaagaagatgatagaTTATCTGAAGATGATCTGGATCTACTTATGGAGAATGCAGGTGTTAGACGTAACCAAGAAACTGCATCATCAGGAAGATTAAAGAGATTAAAAagagaaggagaagatgAAACAACTTCCGAAGGTACCCAACAAGAGGTTCAGAAAACACAAAGTGCAACCAAATTAGATGACTTTTTCTCTGAAgatgagaatgaagaagaagaacacACAGTCGATGATACAAGGAGACCAGATtataacaataatgaagagGACCATGAAAACAGAAATCGTAAAAGTGGTATGTTGGACGAGTTAGATGATTTCATTGAAGAGGACGAATTTtcagatgaagatgaagagacCAGACAACAGAGACtggaagaaaagaaaaggatgaGAGACCAACGAATGAAACAACCTACTCAAATCACAGGTCTTTCCTCtgataaaattgatgaaatgtATGATATCTTTGGTGATGGCCATGACTACGACTGGGCAttagaaattgaaaatgaggAACTAGAGCAAGGTACGTTAGATGACCTAgatgctgaagaagaaggcgAATTTGGTGAACAAACTGGTGCCTCAAAAgccaagaagaagattacTCTACAAGATATCTACGATTTGCAGGACttgaaaaagaatttaatgacAGAAGAGGACATGATCATAAGGAAAACTGATATTCCTGAAAGATTTCAGGAGATCAGGGAAGGTTTGGTTAATTATGGTGAATTATCTTTGGAAGATCAAGAATTAGAGACCAACTGGATTAGTGATAAGATATCATTGGATAAAAACTTTGATGCATCATATGATCTAACCGAGTTTAAAGAAGCCGTTGGAAATTCtatcaaatttattaatcaaGATAATCTGGAAGTCCCCTTCATTTATGCTTATCGCCGTAATTACATAGCGTCAAAGGATAAGGATGGGTTTGTCTTAACTGAAGATGATTTATGGGATATTGTAGATcttgatattgaatttcaCAGTATTATCTACAAGAGAGATTATGTCAAAAGATTTTACAAGGAATTGAATGTCGTCGACTCAATGGTGGATGAGTATTTTAGAAACCAAAATGCAGCCTCAATTGCCGAATTGAACTCATTACAAGACATTTATGATTATTTGGAGTTTACTTATGCTcaagaaattaatgaagttTTGTTGGGCAACACTGAAACAAACGGGAAGAAACATCTTAAAAATTCAAGCTACGAGAAGTTTAAGGCAAGTGAACTGTATAATGCCATTAAGGATATTGGTGTAACTGCGGAGCAGGTTGgagaaaatataatatctCAACATCAAATTCATATCGCTGTTGACCACCCAAGTTTAAAACCAAGAGAGGTCATCGAATCGATCTTAAATGCGAACTCCGGTGATTTGCAAGTCTTCACctccaatttcaaattggcCATAGATACAGTTcagaaatattttgcaCTTGAACTTTCAAAGAACACCAAGATTAGGGAGAAGGTGAGATCTGatttttataaatattaCTTGGCAGATGTTGTCCTTACTTCAAAGGGTAAGAGAGAAATCCAAAGAGGTTCATTATATGAAGATATCAAGTATGCCATTAATAGAACGCCAATGCACTTCCGCAGAGATCCAGATGTATTTTTACGAATGCTAGAAGCAGAGAATTTGAACTTATTAAGTGTCAAGCTACATATGTCTTCACAGGCACAATATATTGACCATATGTTTCAGATTGCATTAGAAACGACGAATACCTCTGAGTTAGCAACagaatggaataatttccGTAAATCAGCCTTTAAACAAGCATTGGAtaaaatcttcaaagatataTCTAGAGAAATTAAGGATGACTTAGCAAAGACGTGCCAGAAATTAGTGGCGAAGACAGTTCGTCACAAATTTATGACAAAATTAGATCAGGCCCCATTCATTCCAAACATCAAGGATCCAAAAATCCCCAAATTACTGACTTTGACTTGTGGACAAGGGAGGTTCGGAGCTGACGCAATAATGGCTGTGTACGTCAATCGTAAAGGTGATTTTGTGaaagatttcaaaatagTGGATAATCCCTTTGACAAAATGAATCCTcagaattttgaagatacaTTAGATAATATTATCCAAACTTGTCAACCTAATGCAATTGGTATCAATGGTCCAAATCCGAAAACACAGAAGTTCTTCAAACGACTACAAGAAGTTATCCacaaaaaacaaattgTTGATAATAGAGGTCATAGTATTCCAATTGTCTATATTGACGATGAAGTTGCTATTCGTTACCAACATTCTGACCGTGGTGCTCAAGAATTCCCTAATAAGCCACCTCTCATTAAATATTGTATTGCACTTGCACGTTATATGCAATCACCCTTATtagaatattcaaatttggcCACTGAGGAACTAACGTCTTTATCAATACATCCACATCAATCCTTGCTACCCCAAGCAATGTTGGTTAAAGCATTAGAGACTGCCTTTGTCGATATTGTGAATTTAGTTGGTATTGAAGTTAATAAGGCAACAGATAACCCATATTATGCTAGtgctttgaaatatatctCTGGTTTTGGTAAGCGTAAAGCAATTGATTTCCTAGAGTCATTACAAAGACTCAATGAGCCACTATTAGCACGTCAGCAATTGATTACTCACAATATTTTACATAAGACGATCTTTATGAATTCCGCAGGGTTCTTATACATATCATGGAATGAGAAAAGGCAAAAGTATGAAGATTTGGAGCATGATCAACTAGACAGTACAAGAATACATCCTGAGGATTACCATTTGGCTACCAAGGTTGCCGCAGACGCTTTAGAATATGATCCGGACGCTATTGCAGAAAAGGAAGACCAGGGTACTATGAgtgaattcattgaatatttaagaGAAGACCCTGATCGCAGAACTAAACTagaatcattgaatttagaATCATATGCAGAGGAACTTGAAAAGAAGACTGGGCAAAGAAAActaaataatttgaatacAATTGTTttggaattattggatGGTTTTGAAGAGCTAAGGAACGATTTCCACCCATTACAAGGggatgaaattttccaaagtttAACTGGTGAAACCGAgaaaacatttttcaaagggTGTATTATTCCTGTCAGAGTTGAAAGATTTTGGCACAATGATATTATTTGTACTACAAACTCGGAAGTTGAATGTGTAGTTAATGCTCAGCGTCATTTAGGTGCACAACTAAAAAGACCTGCCGAAGAACTTTATGAAGTAGGCAGGACATATCCTGCAAAGGTTATTTTTATTGACTATGCTAATATTACTGCAGAAGTGTCCCTTCTAGAGCATGATGTCAAACATCAATATGTCCCAATAACTTACAGTAAAGACCCATCTATTTGGGATCTTAAACAAGAACTGGAGgattcagaagaagaaaagaaaattacGATGGCCGAAGCTAGAGCTAAGAGAACTCATCGTGTTATCAATCATCCATACTATTTCCCATTCAATGGTAAACAAGCTGAAGATTATTTAAGAAGTAAAGAACGTGGTGATTTTGTAATTAGACAATCTAGCCGAGGAGACGACCATTTGGCTATTACTTGGAAACTAGACAAAGATTTATTCCAACATATAGACATTCAAGAAttagagaaagaaaacCCATTAGCCTTGGGGAGAGTGCTAGTTGTTGAAGGTCAAAGATACCATGACTTGGATCAAATTATCGTggaatatttacaaaataagGTTCGTCTTCTTAACGAACTGACGTCAAATGAAAAGTTCAAGGTAGGAAACCAAAGAGATGTTgttaaattcattgaagattatTCGAAGGTGAATCCAAATAGATCTGTTTATTATTTCAGTTTGAACTATAAGAACCCAGGTTGGTTCTATCTGATGTTCAAATTAAACGCGAAAAGTAAACTTTACACTTGGAATGTGAAGTTAACCAATACTGGATTTTTTTTAGTGAATTACAACTACCCAAGTGTTATTCAACTCTGTAATGGGTTCAAGACATTGTTAAGATCAAGCAGCACTAAAAGTAAGACAACGGCATatcattaa
- the ANT1 gene encoding Ant1p (ancestral locus Anc_3.463), which produces MSNLESAITGAIASTMANVIVYPLDVAKTVIQSETKAKETDELSEKDKRILRQENVIRCLIRIFRKRGLRGLYQGMSTSVFSKFVQSFCYFFWYSFLRRKYFSLKLLRNTQARPINSISTVEELIVGVGAAALTQVVNNPIEVILTKQQTTDDKDNVDFYSVLKQIYVESNGKLSSYWKGFKVSLILTVNPSITFAAYQRFKDILLKQVSNSEKSYSGQLTVNQNFILGALAKIISTIITQPLIVAKVSLQRSNSKFKHFEEVLRYLYKEEGVLALWKGVGPQLTKGVLVQGLVFAFKGELTKSWKRLLFILNLLIRRVLVLR; this is translated from the coding sequence ATGAGTAATCTAGAATCTGCTATTACGGGAGCTATTGCTTCCACCATGGCCAATGTGATTGTTTACCCATTAGATGTTGCTAAGACTGTTATTCAAAGTGAAACGAAGGCAAAAGAAACTGATGAATTATCAGAAAAAGATAAGAGAATATTGAGACAAGAAAATGTTATCCGATGTTTAATTCGTATCTTCAGAAAGCGTGGGTTGCGGGGACTTTATCAAGGAATGTCGACATCtgtcttttcaaaatttgttCAAAGCTTTTGCTACTTCTTTTGGTACTCTTTCttaagaagaaagtatTTCTCATTAAAACTCTTAAGAAATACTCAGGCAAGACCAATTAATAGCATATCAACCGTAGAGGAACTCATTGTTGGGGTCGGGGCTGCTGCTTTGACCCAGGTAGTTAATAATCCCATTGAAGTTATATTAACAAAACAGCAAACAACCGATGATAAGGACAACGTAGATTTTTATTCTGTCTTAAAGCAAATTTACGTGGAGAGTAATGGAAAATTATCAAGTTATTGGAAGGGATTTAAAGTATCTTTAATTCTTACGGTTAACCCATCCATTACATTTGCTGCATATCAAAGATTCAAAGACATCTTGCTCAAACAGGTAAGCAACAGTGAAAAATCATACTCTGGACAATTGACAGTAAATCAAAACTTTATTCTTGGTGCTTTGGCTAAGATAATATCTACCATTATTACTCAGCCGCTAATTGTTGCTAAAGTATCGCTGCAGAGATCCAATTCGAAATTTAAACATTTTGAAGAGGTTTTGAGGTATTTATATAAAGAGGAAGGCGTTCTTGCTCTCTGGAAGGGTGTGGGCCCACAATTAACAAAGGGGGTATTAGTTCAAGGTCTAGTATTTGCGTTTAAAGGAGAGTTAACTAAAAGTTGGAAGAGGCTGTTATTCATCCTCAATCTACTGATAAGAAGAGTATTGGTGCTCAGGTAG
- the NCAS0A11670 gene encoding pyridoxine 4-dehydrogenase (ancestral locus Anc_3.462), producing MSQVKQLKAALGKIDTGYGLMSLTWKDVPVPKDQAFKCMHRVIELAMQRGNKAFFNVGEFYGPNFINLNYVKDFFKKYPDLRKNTIISCKGAYSTVTYKPLLKTDEVIKSVRDCVEQIGGYIDIFEPARLDPEAADESEVYAHEPFDALAALVEEGAIGGISLSEVTAEEIVAIHKDYGKYLVCVEVELSMFTKDILNNGIAKACNDLNLVVICYSPLGKGLLTGTIKKNEDIEAGDVKKGLKIFHGDALKQNLLLVKFLEEEILAKRDPAHPITLPQIALGWIKHWNRQPEFSGARFIPIPSGSTLEKINQNFEEDKCRITEAEFEKIENYLDDFKVVGGRYEFIGH from the coding sequence ATGTCCCAAGTAAAACAATTGAAAGCCGCCTTAGGTAAGATCGATACCGGTTACGGTTTGATGAGTTTGACCTGGAAGGACGTTCCAGTCCCAAAGGATCAAGCCTTCAAATGTATGCATAGAGTTATTGAACTTGCTATGCAACGTGGTAATAAAGCTTTTTTCAACGTTGGTGAATTCTATGGTCcaaatttcataaatttGAACTACGTCAAggattttttcaaaaaatacCCTGATCTAAGAAAGAATACTATTATTAGTTGTAAAGGTGCTTACAGTACTGTCACTTACAAACCTCTTTTGAAGACTGATGAAGTCATTAAGAGTGTTAGAGATTGTGTGGAACAAATCGGTGGTTACATTGATATTTTCGAACCTGCTAGATTGGACCCTGAAGCTGCTGACGAAAGTGAAGTATATGCACATGAACCCTTTGATGCTTTGGCTGCTTTAGTTGAAGAAGGTGCCATTGGTGGGATTTCCTTAAGTGAAGTTACCGCAGAGGAAATTGTTGCTATCCACAAGGATTATGGTAAGTATTTGGTTTGTGTGGAAGTCGAATTGTCCATGTTCACTAAGGacattttgaataatggtATCGCTAAGGCTTGTAATGACCTTAACTTAGTTGTCATCTGTTACTCTCCATTAGGTAAGGGTCTATTGACGGGTACTattaagaagaatgaagatattgaagcTGGTGATGTCAAGAAGGGTTTGAAGATTTTCCATGGTGATGCTTTGAAGCAAAATTTGCTGTTGGTaaaatttttggaagaagaaattcttGCCAAACGTGATCCAGCTCATCCCATAACTTTACCACAAATTGCTTTGGGTTGGATCAAGCATTGGAACCGTCAACCTGAATTTAGCGGCGCCAGATTTATCCCAATCCCAAGTGGGTCCACTTTAGAAAAGATCAACCaaaactttgaagaagaCAAGTGTAGAATTACTGAAgcagaatttgaaaagattgaaaattaCTTGGATGATTTTAAGGTTGTAGGTGGTAGATATGAATTTATCGGACATTGA
- the NAT3 gene encoding peptide alpha-N-acetyltransferase complex B subunit NAT3 (ancestral locus Anc_3.465) has product MTTVQSFEATDLFKLNNVNLDILTENFPLEFYFEYLILWPELFFKSVETTIGDTSNDNISGYMMAKTEGKTHEWHSHITAVTVAPEFRRISLASKLCNSLEAMTDSPPHEVNFIDLFVKCNNVLALNLYEKLGYSVYRRVIGYYNSPADGYPLTLKKTDDDKDAFDMRKSMVRDEGRSIRKNGRNEKCYPHEVKF; this is encoded by the coding sequence ATGACAACCGTGCAATCGTTCGAAGCGACGGATCtttttaaattgaataacGTCAACTTAGATATATTAACGGAGAACTTTCCATTGGAATTCTACTTCGAGTATCTAATATTATGGCCAGAATTGTTCTTCAAGAGTGTAGAAACAACAATTGGGGACACATCAAATGACAACATCTCAGGTTATATGATGGCAAAAACTGAAGGTAAAACCCATGAATGGCATTCTCATATTACTGCTGTGACAGTAGCTCCTGAATTCCGTAGAATTTCACTCGCTTCCAAATTGTGTAATTCACTCGAGGCAATGACTGATTCTCCACCGCACGAAGTAAACTTTATTGACTTGTTTGTGAAATGTAATAATGTTTTGGCCCTCAATTTATACGAAAAACTAGGGTATAGTGTATATCGACGAGTAATTGGTTACTATAATTCTCCTGCCGACGGTTATCCACTAACTTTGAAGAAGACCGATGATGACAAGGATGCCTTTGATATGAGGAAAAGTATGGTCAGGGATGAAGGACGTAGTATAAGGAAGAATGGGAGAAATGAGAAATGTTACCCACATGAAGTCAAATTTTAG